GCGGTCGAACCGGGTGCCGGTCGAAGGCGCCCCGCTGTCGAATGTCGTGATCTGCGTGGTGACCAGCGGCTCGCGCTTGCGATGCGCCAATCCAATCAGCTTTAGCCGCCCCGGGCCAACGCCGAATTCCCAATCGCCGTTGACGTCGTACCACCAGCCCTTGAGCTCATTCTCGGTAATCCTGGTGCGGAAATCGCCGGCGAGCGGCTCGCGGCGGTCCTCGCGAAAGGAGGGGTTCCAGTAGGGCGTATAGGCCAGGCTGAGGTTGCCGACCGAACTTCCCGGACCGTCGATGCCGAACTTGCTCTTGAAGGTCGGGGCTTCATACTCGCTGTGATAATCCTCGTTGCGCCGCTCGGTGAGGGTCTCGTTGCGGTCGTAGATCAGGATTTCCCCGCCAAAACCGCCGCGGCCCGATGAATTCTTGACCGACAGCGTGTAGTCGAGCGGACCTGTGGCTCCGCGGTAGCTGATTGAGCCATCGTAAAGGCGCGGCTTTGCGAAATGCGCGCGAACTTCGGGATTCCACTCGAACTGGCCCGACCCCGCCTTGCTCGCCTTGACGATGACGTTGGCGACCTGTCCCGACAGCCCGGCAATGCCCAGGCTCGACGCGTCGACGATCTCGATCCGCTCGACATTGCCGGCGGGGATGCGCTGCAGCTCATCGGCCGCGCCGCCCTGCTTGTTGGCGATTCGCTCGCGGTTGATAAGGATGTTCTCCGATGCCTGGCCCAGCCCGCGGTCCTCGACGTTGACCGATCGGATGGTGAAGCCCGGCACCTGCTTGAGCATGTCGTAGGCGGTGCGCGGCGCGAAGCGTACGAAATCCGCCGGGACGAAGGTGCGGCTTTGTCCAGCTGCCGCAGGTTCCGGCTCGGCCTTTGGCGCCACCGCCGGATCGGGTTCGGACGGCTGTTCGGCCGCCGACTGCGCCACCGCCGCGTCGGTGAGGGAAATCATCGCCATGCCGGCGAGGAGGACGGCGTGACGCCAACGCAACGGACTCATAATTTCCCCTAACCCTTTTCGTACTATTCGCTACATTTGTAGCTCTGCTACATTTGTAGCGCAAGTGCTTGTGTCCAATTTCGGCCATCGCCGTGCATTTCCGGACACGAATGATCGGGCGCGGGATGGGACACGCCCTCGCCACGCCTGTTCGACCTCCAATTTTGCAAGCAGCGTGCCAGCTGAGGCCCGAGCAAGCGGCTTGCCAGTCGTGGCCCGTTCGCTACCTCTGCCGCATGCCCGACATGATCGACCCAGTCAGCCTTGCCTCGCAGCTCATCGCCTGCCCCAGCGTGACGCCCGCGAGCGGCGCAGTGTTCGATGTGCTGGAAGCGGCGCTGCGCCCCCTGGGGTTCGACATCGACCGCTGGGTGATGGGCGAAGCGCCCGACGGACCGACCGAAAACATGATCGCGATCCGCGGGCACGGCGCACCGCATTTCGGCTTTGCCGGCCACCTAGACGTCGTACCTCCCGGCGAAGGGTGGAGCGTCGGCCCCTATGAAGCGCAGGTCGTCGACGGGCGGCTGATCGGGCGCGGCGCCAATGACATGAAAAGCGCGATCGCGGCCTATGTCGCGGCGGTTGCGCGGATCGCACCGGGCGCCGGCACACTGTCGCTGCTCATCACCGGCGACGAGGAAGGCTATGCCACCTACGGCACGCCGCGGATCATCGACCGGCTCAATGCACGCGGCATCCGCCCCGACATGATCCTGATCGGTGAGCCGACCTCGGTCGACCGGTTGGGCGATACGGTCAAGATCGGCCGCCGCGGTTCGGTCAACATGTGGATCGACGTGCCCGGCGTGCAGGGCCATGTCGCCTACCCCCACCGCGCCACCAACCCGGTGCCGCCGCTGGCGCGCGTGGTCGCCGCGCTGTCGGAGGTCCACCTCGACGACGGCACCGACGCCTTCCCGCCCTCGAACCTCGAATTTACCGCCGTCTCGACCCCGACCGATGCCAGCAACGTCATCCCCGGCGAAGCGACTGCGCAGCTCAACATCCGCTTCAACAACCTCCACAAGGGCAGTGATCTGGTGCGGATGGTCGAGGAGATCGCGGCGCGCGAAGCGCCGGGCGCCAAGGTCCGCGCGCGGATCTCGGGCGAGGCCTTTCTGACTCCGCCGGGCCGCTTGTTCGACATCATCGTCGAGAGCATCCGCGAGGAAACCGGTGCCGAGCCCGAGCTGTCCACGAGTGGCGGCACATCGGACGGCCGCTTCCTCATCCAGCTGTGCCCGGTGGTCGATTTCGGCCTGCCCAATGCGACCATGCACAAGCTCGACGAAAGCGCCGCCGTCGAGGACATTCGCGCGCTGTCGCGGATCTACGAAAGGGTCGTGCGCAAGGTGCTGGCGACCGAGAAATCCCCCGACTGAGAATTTTTCGCGAGCCGTCACAGCGCGTCACGGGTTCTTTTCGTACCGTTGTCTTCCCGTCTAAATCCGTGAACGAAATCCCGAAAAATAGGAGATGGTGATGCGTCGTTTTTGCCTGGTTCTGGCCGCGTTGAGTGTCGCAAGCAGCCCCGCCGCGGCGCAATCCGGCACGCCCGCCGCGACGCCCGCCCAGACCGTCGCCGAGCAAAAGCCCGCCACCAAGCGCGTGTGCAAGCGCGTTGCCGACGTCAATCAGCTCGTCGCGCGGAAGGTCTGCCGCGAAGTGGCGGTCGATGCGAAGGGACAGCCTGCGAACCAGCAAGCGGCGACCGCGCAGGGCGCCAGCGAATAAGCGCGAAAAGCCCTACGCCACCGATTTCGCGGCGCCCTGGTCGGCGCTGCGCATCCAGTCCAGGAACTCGTCCTCGAACATCGGATGGGCGAAGACGAAGCCTTGCACGGTGTCGCAGCCCATGGCGCGCAGGATATCGGCCTGGGCAACGGTCTCGACCGCCTCGGCCACAACCTCGCACTCGACGCCCTTGATCAGGTGGATGACGGCCTGGACGATGACCCGCGCCTTGTCCGACGTCTCGATGTCCTCGATCAGCGACGGGTCGAGCTTGACGCGGTCGAGCGGCATCGCACGCAGCCGGGCTAGGTTCGAATAGCCCGTGCCGAAATCGTCGATCGCAATGGTCGCACCGTCAGCGCGCAGTGCGGCGATCTCGGCAAGTACGGTGTCGCTGGCCTCCATCGCCGCCGTTTCGGTAAACTCCGCCTCGATCATCGACAGCGGCACGCCGGCATCCCTGAAGGCCTGGCGCATGCGCGTAAAGAAATCGGGCCGGTCGAGCTGGCGGGGGCTGATGTTGAAGGCGACCCGGCCGCGAAAGCCGTCGCGGTACCAGCCGCCGACCGTCGCCGCGACTTCGCCCAGCACCCAGTCGCCAAGCTCGGAGATAACTCCGGTGCGCTCGGCAACGGGGATGAAGGTCATCGGCAGGCGAAGCCCGTCGCGCGGGTGGTTCCAGCGAAGCAGCGCCTCCGACCCGACGATCTCGCCCGTGACCAGGCTCATCTGCGGCTGGAAGGCGAGCAGGAATTCGTCGCGCTGAACGGCATCGGTCAGCGCTTTTTCGGTCTCGACCTTTTGCTGATGCTCCGCGGCCAGGTCGGCGTTGAACAGGCAATGCTGCCCGCCGCCGCGGGCCTTTGCGCGATACATCGCAATGTCGGCGGCGCGCATCAGCGATTCGATGCTTGAGCCGTGGTCGGGGATATGGCGCAGCCGATGGACGCGCCGATATCGACGCTGTGCGACGACAGCTCGAACGGTTCCGAGATGGCGACGGCAATGCGCCGCGCGACCCGCTCGATCTCCGCCGACGATTTGATCTGCGGGTAGAAGATGGTGAACTCGTCGCCGGCAAGCCGTGCCAGGAGCGGCCGCGTGCGCACATCGCCGCTGAACTCGCCGTTCACGACGACCCGCAGGCGGTTGGCGACCATGATGAGCAATTGGTCCCCGCGAGCATGGCCCAGGCTATCGTTGACCGACTTGAAACGGTCGAGGTCCACGAACAGCATCGCCGACGGCTGGTCGCCGACCTCCCCCAGCATCTTGTCCGCTTCCGACCGGAAATGGAGGCGGTTGGGCAGCGATGTCACGGGGTCGTACATGCCAAGGGCATGGGCGTTCTCGATCGACGTGCGCACCTCGGCGAACAAGGTATCCACCGCGGCGGCCAACTTCGGCATCGATCGGCGGAGCGCCTGTGGTGCCGGTGAGACCAGGTCACCGTCTTCCACCGCCAGCAACCGCTCGCTCAGCGAATTCAGCGCGCGCGCACTTTCGCTGTTGGGGCGTTCGGCGGCGACATAGCTGATGAGGACGCAGAACGTCCCTGCGGCGATCGCGGCGAGGATCTTTTCGTTAAACTCGGTCAGGTACAGCAGCGCTGCGAGCGAGAAGAGGAACGAGGCGAAGCCGGCAACGCACGACAGGATCGCGTTACTGATCTTCTGGGCCGTACCTGCTGTCATCACCGTCGAGCGCCTCGAGCCGTCGGGGTAAATTCCGCCTGACGCACCCGCGGTAACCGAGCGCGGTTAACAAAGCGTCAGCGGCGGCGAAGAATCAGGTAGAGGCTCCCGCCGCCGCCGTGACGGACGTGCGCACCTCGCACTGCGGCAATGCGCGGCGCATGCCGCGATGCCGCGAGCCAGTCGTGAACGGCAGCGCGGATTCGCCCGCGTGCAATCGGCGGTTCGCCCGGCCGGTGATGGCCGGTGATCAGCAGCACGACCCGGTCACCCGCGTCGATTGCCTGCTCGATCGCGCGGTCGATCGTCGTCCACGCCTGGTCGAGGTTAAGGCCGTGCAGGTCGACGACACGGTCGGGCGTCACGCTGCCGGAACGCAGCTTCTTGTCCCAACTTCCGTCGAGCGTATTCCTCCCCGCCGGAACGGGGAGGGGGACCGGCCGCGGAGCGGACGGTGGAGGGGTCGCACGGCGGAGAGGCGGCGGCGGCGGGCCCACTCCACCAGCCTTCGGCTGGTCCCCCTCCCCGTTCCGGGGAGGATCGATCCGTTCGCGCGACAATGGCCGGATGGTACCGGTCACCCGCGCCCAGAGTTCGGCTTCCTCAGCGCTGAGGGACACGCGCCGCAACACCCTTCGGGAGAAGGATCAGCGCCTGACCAGAGGCGGACATGCCGCCGGCGATTCGCGTCGCGTCGGCGCCGGCGCCCCAGAAGGTGTCGAAGCGGTTGGCGCCCTTGATCGCGCCGCCCGTATCCTGCGCCACCCACAGGCCGTTCGCCTCGGGCCGGTCGACGGTGAGATAGGCCGGCGCGCCATAGGGGACGAACAACGGATCGACCGCCACCGTCACGCGCTCGCTGACCGGCAGGCCGAGCGAGCCGAGCGGCGGGCCCGACAGCTCACGGAAGAAGACGTAGGACAGGTTCTCGCGCATCAGCGCCCGCCCCTGTTCGGGATTGGCCTTCATCCAGGCGATGATGTCCTGCATCTTTGCGCCCCCCGGCGGAAGCAACCCACGCTCGCGCAACAACCGCCCGATCGCGACATATTCGCGCCCGTTCTGGTTGTCGTAGCCGAGGCGCATGACGCCGCCGTCGGGCAGCTTGAGCCGGCCCGATCCCTGGATTTGCAGGAAGAACAGGTCGATCGGATCGGCCGCCCACGCAAGCTCGAGCCCGCGGTTGGCAAGCGCGCCGTCGTCGATCTCGGCACGCGTGAAATACAGCACGCACTGGCCCGTGCGCGGATCGATCCGTCCGCGGCCGGTCTGGCCGTCGGCGCGGGTGCAGCGGACAAGGTCGGGCGGCGTGCGGTAGATGGGCACTTCGTAGCCGGGTCCGCGGGTGCGCGATCCCGCAAGTTCGGGCTCATAATAGCCGGTCGCAAAGGCCTGCCCGCCGCCGACCCGGACCCAGTCGAACCGGTGGAAGAAGAATCCGGGGGCGTATGCTGGCGCCAGCGTCGCCGCTTCGGCACACACCCCCCGCCAATCCTCGGGTCGCGTCAGCCCGGACCGGTCCTCCCGCCGCGTGACGGTCGAACAACTGATTCGGAAGGCGGCGAGCGCGCGGCTCGCCTGCTCAGGCGTCAGGAGCTTGGGCGCGGCGACCGTGACGCCCGCTTCCCGCGCCGTGCGAGCATTGGGATCGGTCGGCGGAAAGACCTCCGGGGCCGGCGCCGGCGGCGGCAGCGGCACGGGCGCCGGAGCCGGCGCCGGCGGTGCTGGCGAGGGCGGTGGCGGCGCCGTTGCGCAGGCCGAAGCAAAAAGGAGAAGGGACGCGGCGCCGAGGCCGCGAAGGCCGAGCCTCACTCTTCCTCGTCGGTTTCGATCAGGCGCCAGTTCGGGTCGGGCGACGAAATGTCGCGGCGGAAGGTCCACAAATCCCGCGTCTGGACCGCATCGCTCAGCGAGCCCGCCACCACCTGACCATCGGCGTTGCGCGTGATCGCCGCGATGTCCGCCTCGAACCGTACCGTGACGACGGCGATATCGCGATCCACCATCGCTTCGGAAATGACCGCCTGCTCAATCGCGACCAGCCGGTTGTCGAGGGTGAGGCCGTCCTTCGACCGTTGGTCGACCGCCGTTGCGAAAGTCTCGTAGACATGATCGTCGACATGCGGCCTGATGGCGGCGAGGTCGCCCCGCCAAAAGGCCTCCAGGATCATGCGATAGGCGGCCTTCCCGCCTTCGAGGAAGCGCGCCACGTCGAACGACGGGTCGGCCGCGAGGAGCGCGCGCACGCCGGGTCCAGCGGTCGGCAGATACGCCAGGTCACCGCTGTCCTGCGCCGATTGAGGGACGGCGGACGGCTGAGTCGGCCGCGCCTCGACCCGCGTGTCGGGATCGGCCGGCTTCAGGATCGGCTGCTGCTCATGCCCGGTGCGCTCGCCGAGCACGCTGTACAGGCGCAACCCGATGAACAATGCAACCAGGGCCAGGATGACGATGACGGTCAAAGGGGCATTCCAATCGTAGGTTCGCGAACCAACATAGTGCGCCGCGCGTAAAGATTCCAACTCCGCGCAACGCACGAGGTCGGCATTGCGCCGCATTTGACCGACTGCTAGTCGCTCGGGCCGCAACGCCGCGCCTGGCGCGGCCCCCGATATCACCTAGGATTTGCAAGGACTGAACAGCAATGGCGGACCAGGATTCCCCCACCGGCGGCAATGGTGCCGCCGAGCCCGGCAACGAGCCGCGCGTCACCGTACATGCCCAGTATATCAAGGACTTGTCGGTCGAAAATCCGAATTCGCCGCAAGTCTATCAGTGGCAGGTCCAGCCATCGCTCGACGTGCAGTTCAACATCAACGTCGACAATCTGTCGCCCGAGCTGCACGAGATCACGCTCAAGATCGACGTCAAGGCGCGATCGGAAAATGGCGTCCATTTCGTCGTCGACCTCAGCTATGGCGGGCTGTTCGAAATTCAGGGCGTGCCCGAGGAGGCAATTCCCCCGCTGCTGCTCATCGAGGCGCCGCGCCTGATCTTCCCATTCGCGCGCCAGGTGATCGCCGACGCGGTCGTCAACACCGGCTTTCCGCCGCTGCTGCTCGATCCCATCGACTTCGCGGGTGCATATATGGCGCAGCTTCAGGCCCAGCAGCAGCAGCTGCAGGCCGGCGGCGAAAACCCCGGCGGCGCGGCGCCGGTGGGCGGATTGCCGCCTCAAGAGGAACCGCAG
The sequence above is drawn from the Sphingomonas lutea genome and encodes:
- the dapE gene encoding succinyl-diaminopimelate desuccinylase, with protein sequence MIDPVSLASQLIACPSVTPASGAVFDVLEAALRPLGFDIDRWVMGEAPDGPTENMIAIRGHGAPHFGFAGHLDVVPPGEGWSVGPYEAQVVDGRLIGRGANDMKSAIAAYVAAVARIAPGAGTLSLLITGDEEGYATYGTPRIIDRLNARGIRPDMILIGEPTSVDRLGDTVKIGRRGSVNMWIDVPGVQGHVAYPHRATNPVPPLARVVAALSEVHLDDGTDAFPPSNLEFTAVSTPTDASNVIPGEATAQLNIRFNNLHKGSDLVRMVEEIAAREAPGAKVRARISGEAFLTPPGRLFDIIVESIREETGAEPELSTSGGTSDGRFLIQLCPVVDFGLPNATMHKLDESAAVEDIRALSRIYERVVRKVLATEKSPD
- a CDS encoding putative bifunctional diguanylate cyclase/phosphodiesterase; its protein translation is MRAADIAMYRAKARGGGQHCLFNADLAAEHQQKVETEKALTDAVQRDEFLLAFQPQMSLVTGEIVGSEALLRWNHPRDGLRLPMTFIPVAERTGVISELGDWVLGEVAATVGGWYRDGFRGRVAFNISPRQLDRPDFFTRMRQAFRDAGVPLSMIEAEFTETAAMEASDTVLAEIAALRADGATIAIDDFGTGYSNLARLRAMPLDRVKLDPSLIEDIETSDKARVIVQAVIHLIKGVECEVVAEAVETVAQADILRAMGCDTVQGFVFAHPMFEDEFLDWMRSADQGAAKSVA
- a CDS encoding GGDEF domain-containing protein, whose translation is MTAGTAQKISNAILSCVAGFASFLFSLAALLYLTEFNEKILAAIAAGTFCVLISYVAAERPNSESARALNSLSERLLAVEDGDLVSPAPQALRRSMPKLAAAVDTLFAEVRTSIENAHALGMYDPVTSLPNRLHFRSEADKMLGEVGDQPSAMLFVDLDRFKSVNDSLGHARGDQLLIMVANRLRVVVNGEFSGDVRTRPLLARLAGDEFTIFYPQIKSSAEIERVARRIAVAISEPFELSSHSVDIGASIGCAISPTTAQASNR
- a CDS encoding Smr/MutS family protein, which translates into the protein MSLSAEEAELWARVTGTIRPLSRERIDPPRNGEGDQPKAGGVGPPPPPLRRATPPPSAPRPVPLPVPAGRNTLDGSWDKKLRSGSVTPDRVVDLHGLNLDQAWTTIDRAIEQAIDAGDRVVLLITGHHRPGEPPIARGRIRAAVHDWLAASRHAPRIAAVRGAHVRHGGGGSLYLILRRR
- the mltA gene encoding murein transglycosylase A, yielding MRLGLRGLGAASLLLFASACATAPPPPSPAPPAPAPAPVPLPPPAPAPEVFPPTDPNARTAREAGVTVAAPKLLTPEQASRALAAFRISCSTVTRREDRSGLTRPEDWRGVCAEAATLAPAYAPGFFFHRFDWVRVGGGQAFATGYYEPELAGSRTRGPGYEVPIYRTPPDLVRCTRADGQTGRGRIDPRTGQCVLYFTRAEIDDGALANRGLELAWAADPIDLFFLQIQGSGRLKLPDGGVMRLGYDNQNGREYVAIGRLLRERGLLPPGGAKMQDIIAWMKANPEQGRALMRENLSYVFFRELSGPPLGSLGLPVSERVTVAVDPLFVPYGAPAYLTVDRPEANGLWVAQDTGGAIKGANRFDTFWGAGADATRIAGGMSASGQALILLPKGVAARVPQR
- a CDS encoding Tim44/TimA family putative adaptor protein — encoded protein: MTVIVILALVALFIGLRLYSVLGERTGHEQQPILKPADPDTRVEARPTQPSAVPQSAQDSGDLAYLPTAGPGVRALLAADPSFDVARFLEGGKAAYRMILEAFWRGDLAAIRPHVDDHVYETFATAVDQRSKDGLTLDNRLVAIEQAVISEAMVDRDIAVVTVRFEADIAAITRNADGQVVAGSLSDAVQTRDLWTFRRDISSPDPNWRLIETDEEE
- the secB gene encoding protein-export chaperone SecB, with product MADQDSPTGGNGAAEPGNEPRVTVHAQYIKDLSVENPNSPQVYQWQVQPSLDVQFNINVDNLSPELHEITLKIDVKARSENGVHFVVDLSYGGLFEIQGVPEEAIPPLLLIEAPRLIFPFARQVIADAVVNTGFPPLLLDPIDFAGAYMAQLQAQQQQLQAGGENPGGAAPVGGLPPQEEPQPQ